In Thiospirochaeta perfilievii, a single window of DNA contains:
- a CDS encoding ABC transporter ATP-binding protein — translation MDDKVLMEVKNLKKYYEIPSTKIGGKSQYVKALDDISFTLQKGEILGIVGESGCGKSTLGKTILRLHEKTEGEVIYNNTDLFSLTKSELSSIRKDIQMVFQDPFSSLNPRKKVEALIGQPLKIHKEGNIIERSKKVESIMEEVGINPLYKKRFPHQFSGGQRQRIGIARALALNPELVVCDEAVSALDVSVQAQIINLLLDLWEKHKLTYIFIAHDLSVVEFISTRIIVMYLGRIVEIADKKELVERHVHPYSKALFEAFPLTNPHNRQDKKRVVIGDVPSPLNPPKGCHFHPRCPYAMERCKREYPPLKEISKGHSVACWIEN, via the coding sequence ATGGATGATAAAGTATTAATGGAGGTTAAAAACCTTAAAAAGTATTATGAAATTCCCTCAACTAAAATAGGTGGAAAGTCCCAATACGTTAAAGCACTAGATGATATCTCCTTTACTCTACAAAAAGGTGAGATCCTAGGGATTGTTGGGGAATCAGGTTGTGGTAAATCGACGTTAGGAAAAACTATATTAAGGTTACATGAGAAGACAGAAGGAGAGGTTATATATAATAATACAGACCTTTTCTCTTTAACAAAATCTGAACTTAGTAGTATTAGAAAAGATATACAGATGGTATTCCAAGACCCATTCTCCTCTTTAAATCCTCGGAAAAAAGTAGAAGCTTTAATAGGACAACCCTTAAAGATTCATAAAGAAGGGAATATTATAGAGAGAAGTAAAAAGGTGGAATCCATCATGGAAGAAGTTGGAATAAACCCTCTATATAAAAAAAGATTTCCCCATCAGTTCTCTGGTGGGCAGAGACAGAGAATTGGTATTGCAAGAGCTCTAGCTTTAAATCCAGAGTTAGTTGTTTGTGATGAAGCTGTTTCTGCACTAGATGTATCAGTCCAAGCACAAATAATTAACCTACTACTAGACCTTTGGGAGAAACATAAACTCACCTACATATTTATAGCCCATGATCTATCGGTTGTAGAGTTTATATCCACTAGGATTATTGTTATGTATTTAGGGCGAATTGTTGAAATTGCTGATAAAAAGGAGCTTGTAGAGAGACATGTCCACCCCTATAGCAAGGCTCTTTTTGAAGCATTCCCTCTAACTAATCCCCATAATAGACAGGATAAAAAAAGGGTAGTAATTGGGGATGTTCCTAGTCCTTTAAATCCCCCTAAGGGGTGTCACTTTCATCCTAGATGTCCCTATGCTATGGAGAGGTGTAAAAGAGAGTACCCACCTTTAAAAGAAATTTCAAAGGGACACTCTGTTGCCTGTTGGATAGAAAATTAA
- a CDS encoding ABC transporter ATP-binding protein: MKKEKLLSMENISVNFNTRRGVVRAVRNLSLSIDKGETLALVGESGCGKSVTAHTINRLIPMPPGIIESGKVMFNGENLLDLSEDEMQKKRGTDISMIFQEPMTSLNPVFKIGTQLADVFMTHQGMKKRDAIIKAEELLGKVKIPSPKKVLNDYPHQLSGGMRQRVMIAMALASPEPGLMIADEPTTALDVTIQAQILDLLADLKESVNMALLLITHDMGVVAETADRVIVMYAGRKVEEGSVYQIFDNPKHPYTLGLLNSLPSNDKYSSSTRLEAIDGTVPDLLTLGEGCPFANRCTFYEKKCDISFPEESSVEDGHSIWCFKASDFLKGDI, translated from the coding sequence ATGAAAAAAGAAAAATTGCTTTCCATGGAAAATATAAGTGTTAATTTTAATACAAGACGTGGAGTTGTTAGAGCCGTTCGTAATCTCTCTTTATCTATAGATAAGGGGGAGACTTTAGCCCTAGTTGGGGAATCAGGTTGTGGTAAATCCGTTACAGCCCATACTATAAACAGATTAATACCCATGCCTCCTGGAATTATTGAGTCTGGAAAGGTTATGTTTAATGGGGAAAATTTACTAGATCTCTCTGAGGATGAGATGCAAAAGAAGCGTGGAACCGATATATCCATGATATTCCAAGAGCCTATGACTAGTTTAAACCCAGTTTTTAAAATAGGAACCCAGTTAGCCGATGTATTTATGACCCATCAAGGGATGAAAAAGAGGGATGCTATAATTAAGGCAGAGGAGTTATTAGGTAAGGTTAAAATTCCATCTCCTAAAAAAGTTTTAAACGACTATCCCCATCAGTTATCCGGCGGTATGAGGCAGAGAGTTATGATAGCCATGGCTTTAGCATCACCAGAACCTGGTTTAATGATAGCAGATGAACCAACAACAGCGTTAGATGTTACAATTCAGGCACAAATTCTTGATCTACTAGCAGACTTAAAAGAGAGTGTTAATATGGCACTACTACTTATTACCCACGATATGGGTGTTGTTGCAGAGACAGCTGATAGGGTAATTGTAATGTACGCTGGGCGAAAGGTGGAAGAGGGGAGTGTATATCAAATATTTGATAACCCTAAACACCCATATACCCTAGGTCTTTTAAATTCACTACCTTCCAACGATAAGTATAGTAGTTCAACAAGGTTAGAAGCTATAGATGGTACAGTTCCAGATCTATTAACCCTTGGAGAAGGTTGTCCATTTGCTAATAGGTGTACCTTCTATGAAAAAAAGTGTGATATTAGTTTTCCAGAGGAGTCTAGTGTAGAAGATGGTCACTCCATTTGGTGTTTTAAAGCTTCTGATTTTTTAAAGGGGGATATATAG
- a CDS encoding ABC transporter permease, with protein sequence MKVDNTLPKKDSLFWEHWHQFKSNKTAVTGLIIILVFIIIGLFAPLISPMDPIAQNIELRKSAPFTNGFILGSDDLGRDMLSRIIYGARISMLIGVFAVSISLTCGAIIGLISAFYGGIVDKIIMRLIDIMLAFPYILLTIVIVAILGPSLTNGMIAIGISQIPSYARVVRASVLAEKENDYVMAERALGAPDWELMIFSILPNCLAPISVQATLGIGTAILDSAALSFLGLGAQPPTPEWGLMIASSKEFVTSAWWIVTLPGIATLLAVLGFNLLGDGLRDILDPRMRD encoded by the coding sequence ATGAAAGTAGATAATACACTTCCTAAAAAGGACTCTCTTTTTTGGGAACATTGGCATCAATTTAAAAGTAATAAAACAGCTGTTACAGGATTAATTATTATTCTTGTATTTATAATAATTGGGTTATTTGCGCCACTTATATCCCCAATGGATCCTATTGCTCAAAATATTGAGTTACGAAAGTCTGCTCCATTTACAAATGGGTTTATTCTAGGATCAGATGACCTTGGTCGAGATATGCTCTCAAGGATAATATATGGTGCAAGAATTTCAATGTTAATTGGTGTTTTTGCAGTCTCTATATCATTAACCTGCGGTGCAATAATTGGTTTAATTAGTGCTTTTTATGGTGGTATTGTAGATAAAATTATTATGAGGTTAATAGATATTATGTTGGCTTTTCCATATATTTTATTAACAATTGTTATTGTAGCAATTCTAGGTCCATCCCTAACAAATGGGATGATAGCCATTGGTATATCCCAGATACCTAGTTATGCCAGGGTTGTTAGGGCTTCAGTTTTAGCAGAGAAAGAGAATGATTATGTAATGGCTGAAAGAGCGTTAGGAGCCCCAGACTGGGAGTTAATGATCTTTTCAATTCTACCAAACTGTTTAGCTCCTATCTCTGTTCAGGCTACCCTTGGAATAGGAACTGCTATATTAGACTCTGCTGCACTATCCTTTCTAGGTTTAGGGGCGCAACCTCCCACACCTGAATGGGGTTTAATGATTGCTAGTTCTAAGGAGTTTGTAACAAGTGCATGGTGGATTGTAACCCTTCCTGGTATTGCAACTCTATTGGCTGTATTAGGTTTTAACCTTTTAGGTGATGGATTAAGGGATATTTTAGACCCTAGGATGAGGGACTAG
- a CDS encoding ABC transporter permease has product MLKYIINRLLLLIPTLIGVVTLVFFMIALAPGDPARVMLGERASKEKIERLREDLGLDKPLIQQYGLYMQRVAHLDFGKSIKSGQKVMNEIKERFPATIELAICAMIFATILGILIGVISATKKNTWVDFSAMVGALFGVSMPVFWLALVMIMVFSVGLNLFPTGGRINIRYYFSPETNFYLLDTFKYIFTGHPEYFTSALHHLILPSIALGTIPLAIIARTTRSSMLEVLKQDYIKTVRSAGIKESRVIYRYALRNALLPVITVIGLQFGLLLSGAILTETIFAWPGIGKWLYQAIEARDYPAVQGGIIIISTCFVLINLVVDILYSIVNPKIRLQ; this is encoded by the coding sequence ATGTTAAAATACATAATAAATCGACTATTATTATTAATACCCACACTTATAGGAGTGGTTACTTTGGTATTTTTCATGATAGCATTGGCTCCAGGTGATCCGGCTCGGGTAATGCTTGGTGAGAGAGCGAGTAAAGAGAAAATTGAAAGACTAAGGGAAGATCTTGGACTTGATAAACCTTTAATTCAGCAGTACGGATTATATATGCAGAGGGTTGCCCATCTAGATTTTGGAAAATCTATTAAATCTGGTCAAAAAGTTATGAACGAGATTAAAGAGAGATTCCCTGCAACTATAGAGTTGGCTATTTGTGCTATGATATTTGCAACAATTCTTGGTATATTAATTGGTGTTATATCAGCTACTAAAAAGAATACTTGGGTAGATTTTTCTGCAATGGTAGGTGCTCTTTTTGGTGTATCTATGCCTGTTTTCTGGTTAGCACTAGTAATGATTATGGTTTTTTCTGTAGGACTAAACCTATTCCCTACAGGTGGAAGAATAAACATTAGATACTACTTCTCCCCAGAAACAAATTTTTATCTATTAGATACTTTTAAATATATTTTTACTGGACATCCTGAATACTTTACATCAGCACTACACCATTTGATTCTACCATCTATAGCCTTAGGGACTATTCCTTTGGCAATTATTGCTAGAACAACAAGAAGTAGTATGTTAGAGGTCTTAAAACAGGACTATATAAAGACTGTAAGGTCTGCTGGTATTAAAGAGAGTAGAGTTATCTATAGGTACGCATTAAGAAATGCCCTACTACCAGTTATTACAGTTATTGGGCTTCAGTTTGGACTTTTATTATCCGGAGCAATTTTAACAGAAACAATTTTTGCATGGCCAGGGATTGGTAAGTGGCTCTATCAAGCTATTGAAGCTAGGGACTATCCTGCTGTTCAAGGTGGTATAATAATTATATCAACCTGTTTTGTTTTAATTAATTTAGTAGTTGATATTTTATATTCAATAGTAAATCCAAAAATTAGGTTACAGTAG
- a CDS encoding ABC transporter substrate-binding protein: MKKIEKLVALLVVAILSVLSFSCQKESETVVNKDSDSKFGGVLVFARSGDSVGLDPGRETDGESFYGSTPVYDTLVEFVPGETSIQPALAKSWEFASDGLSVKFFLREGVKFHDGTPLNADAVVYSFERQFVKDHPAYSFGPWKYWGYMDMDNIVESVTAIDDLTVEFKLKKKEAPFIANLAMDFAAIISPTAAEKYGADLATNPVGTGPFKFVSWIKDDSIVYERNPDFWGGDVYLDRLIIKVIPDATSRWLALQKGEVDVIDFPSPEDLADMKSTDGIKVIQQEGLNVGYLALNNEKAPYDNKLVRQAMNYAIDRNEIVAGVYGEAGKPAKNPLPPTMWSYNDDIVAYEYNPEKAKELLAEAGYADGFKTEIWAMPVARPYNPNGKKVAEIMQAQLAKVGIEVEIISYEWGTYLDKTDQGEHQAAMLGWTGDNGDPDNFLWVLLSEMAAEKPAGNIAFWKNSEFTELCAKAKEEMDPAKRTQLYREAQVIFHEEAPWVPIAHSIVSEPMKESVQDFVLYPTGRRVFTKVWLKK; the protein is encoded by the coding sequence ATGAAAAAAATTGAGAAACTAGTTGCCTTATTAGTGGTAGCTATCTTATCTGTTTTATCCTTCTCTTGTCAGAAAGAGAGTGAAACTGTAGTTAATAAGGATAGTGATAGTAAATTTGGCGGAGTTCTTGTCTTTGCACGGTCAGGTGATTCTGTAGGTTTAGATCCAGGAAGAGAGACTGATGGTGAATCCTTTTATGGAAGTACACCTGTATATGATACTTTAGTTGAGTTTGTTCCAGGTGAAACCTCTATTCAACCAGCTTTGGCAAAATCTTGGGAGTTTGCAAGTGATGGACTGTCTGTTAAATTCTTTTTAAGAGAGGGTGTTAAGTTTCATGATGGTACACCACTAAATGCAGATGCTGTAGTTTACTCTTTTGAACGTCAATTTGTTAAAGATCACCCTGCATATAGTTTTGGACCTTGGAAATACTGGGGTTATATGGATATGGATAATATTGTAGAGAGTGTAACTGCAATAGATGATCTGACTGTAGAATTTAAGCTGAAGAAAAAAGAAGCTCCTTTTATTGCTAACTTAGCAATGGATTTTGCTGCAATTATCTCACCTACAGCTGCTGAAAAATATGGTGCTGATTTAGCAACAAATCCTGTAGGTACTGGACCATTTAAATTTGTATCATGGATAAAAGATGACTCTATTGTATATGAACGAAACCCTGACTTCTGGGGTGGTGATGTATATTTAGATCGTTTAATCATAAAGGTAATACCAGATGCAACATCAAGATGGTTAGCCCTTCAAAAGGGTGAGGTTGATGTTATAGACTTCCCATCCCCAGAGGATTTAGCTGATATGAAGTCAACTGATGGTATTAAGGTTATTCAACAAGAGGGACTTAATGTAGGTTATCTTGCTTTAAATAATGAGAAAGCACCCTATGATAATAAATTAGTAAGACAAGCTATGAACTACGCAATTGATAGAAACGAAATTGTAGCTGGGGTTTATGGTGAAGCTGGTAAACCTGCTAAAAATCCTCTTCCTCCAACAATGTGGTCATATAATGACGATATTGTAGCCTATGAGTATAACCCTGAAAAAGCAAAAGAGTTATTAGCTGAAGCTGGTTACGCAGATGGGTTTAAAACTGAAATTTGGGCAATGCCTGTAGCTAGACCATATAATCCTAATGGTAAAAAAGTTGCTGAAATTATGCAGGCTCAACTTGCTAAAGTTGGAATTGAAGTTGAAATTATATCCTACGAGTGGGGTACATACTTAGATAAAACAGATCAGGGTGAGCATCAAGCTGCTATGTTAGGCTGGACTGGTGATAATGGAGATCCTGATAACTTTTTATGGGTACTACTATCTGAGATGGCAGCTGAAAAACCAGCTGGAAATATAGCTTTCTGGAAAAACTCAGAGTTTACAGAGCTATGTGCTAAGGCAAAAGAGGAGATGGACCCAGCTAAGAGAACCCAGTTATATAGGGAAGCTCAGGTTATCTTCCATGAGGAAGCTCCTTGGGTACCTATTGCCCACTCTATTGTTTCTGAACCTATGAAAGAGAGTGTTCAAGACTTTGTATTATATCCTACTGGTCGAAGAGTATTTACTAAGGTTTGGTTAAAAAAATAA
- a CDS encoding PTS sugar transporter subunit IIA: protein MKEILTLQEVAEYLQLSDKTILKMVKSGEIPCAKIANQWRFSKVMLDDWITAKMEVIPQNDFSRLVEKEFDFIQISRLIDESSILPELKGTTGPQVITELAENAYKNELIANKEEFIKKLLEREQITSTSIGQGIALPHLRKPCGTIVTEPKIVIGKSTEGIDFSSMDGKKTYIFLLLLSDSEVVHLKILSKLSQILSINGNIDKLKKIKEPKEFIKFFIIGEQQINNKE from the coding sequence ATGAAGGAGATTTTAACATTACAAGAAGTAGCCGAATACCTACAGTTATCAGATAAAACAATATTAAAAATGGTTAAGTCAGGAGAAATTCCATGTGCAAAAATAGCAAATCAGTGGAGATTCTCAAAGGTTATGTTAGATGATTGGATAACTGCAAAGATGGAGGTTATTCCTCAAAATGATTTTTCAAGATTAGTTGAAAAGGAGTTTGATTTTATACAGATATCCAGACTTATTGATGAGTCTTCTATACTTCCTGAGTTAAAGGGAACAACAGGCCCTCAAGTTATTACAGAACTTGCTGAAAATGCTTACAAAAATGAACTTATTGCCAATAAAGAGGAGTTTATAAAGAAACTTTTAGAAAGGGAGCAGATTACTTCTACTTCTATTGGTCAAGGTATAGCCCTTCCCCATTTAAGAAAGCCCTGTGGCACAATTGTTACAGAACCAAAAATTGTTATAGGTAAATCCACTGAGGGTATAGACTTTTCATCAATGGATGGGAAAAAAACATATATTTTTCTACTACTACTATCAGATAGCGAAGTTGTACACCTAAAAATCCTCTCAAAACTATCACAAATCCTCTCAATTAATGGGAATATTGATAAGTTAAAGAAAATTAAAGAACCTAAAGAGTTTATTAAGTTCTTTATTATTGGAGAACAACAGATAAATAATAAAGAGTAA